A genomic region of Candidatus Delongbacteria bacterium contains the following coding sequences:
- a CDS encoding FAD:protein FMN transferase, protein MPSIQKRQRRLWIWSTIVVALLILFFRALERRELKPATVLLEGQTMGTTWHIRLGDWPAVLDDSSLKEKLQREIDAVLVRISASLSAWDERSVLSAFNAARADSLVEMDEDFQRVLEAAVQWQRATGGAFDPTVAPLVTLWGFGVDGASVSPTDEELDAARALTGMDQLITEPMPGGVGLTKRQDGVMLDVNAIAPGYAVDVLARLLRERGARNFTVEIGGELIVEGTRPEGGPWHIGVEAPIEGMPPGDGRWITVLGLDHGAVATSGSYRNYVRRQEGQLPHILDPRTGRPIQTSLVSVTVIAPDCTAADALATACMVLGYQDGMAMVERMAGVEALFVLQDPSGGFQQISSPGIAALELVAQTD, encoded by the coding sequence ATGCCGTCCATCCAGAAACGTCAACGCCGCCTGTGGATCTGGAGCACCATCGTGGTGGCCCTGCTGATCCTGTTCTTCCGGGCACTGGAGCGGCGCGAGCTCAAACCCGCCACGGTGCTGCTGGAAGGCCAGACCATGGGCACCACCTGGCACATCCGGCTGGGCGACTGGCCCGCCGTACTGGACGACTCCAGCCTGAAGGAGAAGCTCCAGCGCGAGATCGATGCTGTGCTGGTGCGGATCAGCGCGTCGCTCTCGGCCTGGGATGAGCGCAGCGTGCTGAGCGCCTTCAACGCGGCGCGCGCCGATTCGCTGGTGGAAATGGATGAGGACTTCCAGCGGGTGCTGGAGGCTGCCGTGCAATGGCAGCGCGCCACCGGCGGTGCGTTCGATCCCACCGTGGCACCGCTGGTCACGCTCTGGGGCTTCGGTGTCGACGGTGCCAGCGTTTCCCCGACGGACGAAGAACTGGACGCCGCGCGAGCCCTGACCGGCATGGATCAACTGATCACCGAACCGATGCCTGGCGGCGTGGGACTGACCAAACGCCAGGACGGCGTGATGCTGGATGTGAACGCCATTGCCCCGGGCTACGCAGTGGACGTGCTGGCCCGCCTGCTGCGCGAGCGTGGCGCGCGCAATTTCACCGTGGAGATCGGCGGCGAGCTGATCGTGGAAGGCACCCGCCCCGAAGGCGGTCCATGGCATATCGGTGTGGAAGCCCCCATCGAAGGCATGCCCCCCGGCGACGGACGCTGGATCACGGTGCTGGGTCTCGACCATGGCGCGGTGGCCACCTCAGGCTCCTACCGCAACTACGTGCGCCGCCAGGAAGGCCAGTTGCCCCACATCCTTGACCCGCGCACGGGTCGCCCGATCCAGACCAGCCTGGTATCCGTGACCGTGATCGCCCCCGACTGCACGGCCGCCGACGCCCTGGCCACCGCCTGCATGGTGCTGGGTTACCAGGACGGCATGGCCATGGTGGAGCGCATGGCCGGCGTCGAAGCCCTCTTCGTGCTCCAGGACCCCTCCGGCGGTTTCCAGCAGATCAGCAGTCCCGGCATTGCCGCATTGGAGCTGGTCGCTCAGACAGACTAG